A genomic window from Zonotrichia leucophrys gambelii isolate GWCS_2022_RI chromosome 25, RI_Zleu_2.0, whole genome shotgun sequence includes:
- the NUDT17 gene encoding nucleoside diphosphate-linked moiety X motif 17 — protein MAGARVLVHVRRGGAGGAAAFGQSVTGVFCPAHTDVALVSCGLERDRFLISDVPFPGSTVTVLKRPPFCPAKLGGDTPGDRGGHAGVTAAVAVLLEATCGHVLLTRRATTLRHFPNVWVPPGGHLEPGEELVAAGLRELAEETGLRLEPGTFSWHLLGLWESLFPPSLSWGPPRCHHIVTYLALRSAEPRQRLQARLCPSPAEVSAVAWLEPPVLEAIAATEDGAEGPGPGSGPGLGSGPGLGSFPSELPATIGITELSPDGLRSSRIATGTLLRRAPERGPDLERVSTGTKFALGRWRAGPGRGQERE, from the exons ATGGCGGGCGCGCGCGTGCTCGTGCACGTGCGGCgtgggggggcggggggagcggcAGCGTTCGGGCAG AGTGTCACCGGCGTGTTCTGCCCCGCGCACACCGACGTGGCCCTGGTGAGCTGCGGGCTGGAGCGCGACCGCTTCCTCATCTCCGATGTGCCCTTCCCCGGCTCCACCGTCACCGTCCTCAAG AGACCCCCGTTCTGCCCCGCcaagctgggaggggacacgcCGGGTGACCGGGGGGGACACGCGGGGGTGACAGCCGCGGTGGCCGTGCTGCTGGAGGCCACCTGCGGCCACGTCCTGCTGACCCGCCGGGCCACCACCCTGCGACACTTCCCCAACGTTTGGGTGCCACCAG GTGGGCACTTGGAGCCAGGAGAAGAG CTGGTGgccgcggggctgcgggagcTGGCCGAGGAGACGGGGCTGCGCCTGGAGCCCGGAACCTTCTCGTGGCACCTGCTCGGCCTCTGGGAG TCGCTGTTCCCCCCCTCGCTGAGCTGGGGGCCACCGCGGTGCCACCACATTGTCACCTACCTGGCGCTGCGCTCGGCCGAGCCCCGCCAGCGGCTGCAG gcCCGGCTGTGCCCGAGCCCGGCTGAGGTCAGCGCCGTGGCCTGGCTGGAGCCTCCGGTCCTGGAGGCCATCGCTGCCACGGAGGATGGAGCcgagggaccgggaccgggatcAGGAccgggattgggatcgggacCGGGATTGGGATCATTCCCCAGCGAGCTGCCGGCCACCATAGG GATCACGGAGCTGAGCCCCGACGGCCTCCGCAGCTCCCGGATCGCCACCGGGACCCTCCTGCGCCGGGCCCCGGAGCGCGGCCCCGACCTGGAGCGCGTCAGCACCGGCACCAAATTCGCGCTGGGCCGGTGGCgggcggggcccggccgggggCAGGAGCGCGAATAA
- the ANKRD35 gene encoding ankyrin repeat domain-containing protein 35, which translates to MESWTRQDQKLLEAVTRGDVARVAALAARKAARPAKLNARGQSALHLAAAGGLTECLTLLLEHGAPVNESNDDGSTALHLATIACQPQCVKVLLQHGANERHVDGQNRTPLHWAASSGCASSVLLLCDHEAPLDVPDAHGQTPLMLAAQGNHVAVCAQLLRRGAEPGLADRDGRTALALALAHGSLEVAELLQGHKGDKDTGNVTGNVTGDIPSWALQKVPRRENGAGQVGIQGEEEEEEEEEEEEQRDGRAARRLREELARKTLECRRMEEAAEGVRRRLRELVRLLPGREEDEDEEDEEDDGACLELLARRVAELRKRTRDEEWEGGGGHGSSEAPALIPFLAWLGEECSKMREAKAGALSRSRELRRESERSLRAWEQLAAGLEQALEQQDQIHARMLQGSRTLLEKLRRCSVNGTEPAPGGKHREETPREGGRMEKELLELREGNGKLLVELARLGRERERLQRELRELREDPGKRDEAWRLRRELRALRDGLGARVREAGGDSGAGILRDLHRRLDALVRSQHEALQLITEMEEGEAGETPGSDGTEPGEPGAGQGTESGTAGVPPGSEAERWREAAAAAEERAAGRERELRELRDTAEGLERSVAALRERAGRLERACRDKDGKLKQLLVETEKLSAEVLGLRGRSARLQLQLEVQQKQHRDTVAVYRSHLLQAAQGFMDEGVHAALLRILRAEAGVGLWH; encoded by the exons ATGGAGAGCTGGACGCGGCAGGACCAGAAGCTCCTGGAGGCGGTGACACGAGGGGACGTGGCCCGGGTGGCCGCCCTGGCCGCCCGCAAGGCCGCCCGCCCCGCCAAGCTCAACGCCAGGGGACAATCCGC GCTCCACCTGGCCGCGGCCGGGGGTCTCACCGAGTGCCTGacgctgctgctggagcacggGGCTCCCGTCAATGAGAGCAACGATGACG gcagCACCGCCCTGCACTTGGCCACCATCGCCTGCCAGCCCCAGTGTgtgaaggtgctgctgcag CACGGAGCCAACGAGCGCCACGTGGACGGGCAGAACCGGACTCCGCTGCACTGGGCAG CCTCCTCGGGCTGCGCCTCCAGCGTCCTCCTGCTCTGCGACCACGAGGCCCCGCTGGATGTCCCTGACGCC CACGGGCAGACCCCCCTgatgctggcagcacaggggaaCCACgtggctgtgtgtgcccagctcctgcGGCGTGGGGCCGAGCCTGGGCTGGCCGACAGGGATGGCAg GACGGcgctggccctggccctggctcACGGCAGCCTGGAAGTGGccgagctgctgcagggccacaAGGGGGACAAGGACACCGGGAATGTCACCGGGAATGTCACCGGGGACATCCCGAGCTGGGCTCTCCAGAAGGTCCCAAGGAGAG agAATGGCGCTGGACAGGTGGGAATCCAGGgcgaggaggaagaggaggaggaggaggaggaagaggagcagcgGGACGGACGCGCTGCCCGGCGGCTGCGGGAGGAGCTGGCGAGGAAGACTCTGGAATGCCGGAGGATGGAGGAAGCTGCCGAGGGCGtccggcggcggctgcgggagcTCGTGCGGCTCCTGCCGGGACgggaggaggatgaagatgaggaggatgaggaggatgacgGCGcctgcctggagctcctggcCCGGCGCGTGGCGGAGCTGAGGAAGAGGACGAGGGATGAAgagtgggaaggaggaggaggacacgGCAGCTCCGAGGCTCCGGCGCTGATCCCGttcctggcctggctgggggaGGAATGCTCCAAAATGCGGGAAGCGAAGGCCGGAGCCTTGTCCCGGAGCCGGGAGCTGCGCCGGGAGTCCGAGCGCTCCCTCCgggcctgggagcagctggcggcggggctggagcaggcgctggagcagcaggaccagATCCACGCCAGGATGCTCCAAGGATCCCGAACCCTCCTGGAAAAGCTCCGCCGGTGCTCGGTGAACGGCACAGAGCCAGCTCCGGGCGGGAAGCACCGGGAGGAGACACCGAGGGAGGGCGGGAggatggagaaggagctgctggagctgcggGAGGGGAACGGGAAGCTCCTGGTGGAGCTGGCGCGGCTgggccgggagcgggagcggctgCAGCGGGAGCTGCGGGAGCTGCGGGAGGATCCCGGTAAGCGGGACGAGGCGTGGCGGCTCCGCCGGGAGCTGCGGGCGCTGCGGGACGGGCTCGGAGCGCGGGTGCGGGAGGCGGGCGGCGACAGCGGCGCCGGGATCCTCCGGGATCTGCACCGGCGGCTGGACGCGCTGGTGCGCTCCCAGCACGAGGCCCTGCAGCTCATCACGGagatggaggagggagaggccGGAGAGACCCCCGGGAGCGACGGGACAGAACCGGGAGAaccgggagcggggcagggcaCGGAGAGCGGCACCGCCGGGGTCCCGCCGGGCTCGGAGGCGGAGCGGtggcgggaggcggcggcggcggccgaggAGAGGGCGGCCGGGCGGGAACGGGAGCTGCGGGAGCTGCGGGACACGGCGGAGGGGCTGGAGCGCAGCGTGGCGGCGCTGCGGGAGCGCGCGGGGCGGCTGGAGCGCGCCTGCCGCGACAAGGACGGGAAG ctgaagcagctgctggtggagaCGGAGAAACTCTCGGCCGAGGTGTTGGGGCTGCGGGGCAGGAGCGCccggctccagctgcagctggag gtgcagcagaagcagcaccgGGACACCGTGGCCGTGTACCGGAGCCACCTCCTGCAGGCTGCCCAG GGATTCATGGACGAGGGCGTGCACGCCGCGCTGCTGCGGATCCTGCGGGCCGAGGcgggagtggggctgtggcatTAA